From a region of the Helianthus annuus cultivar XRQ/B chromosome 5, HanXRQr2.0-SUNRISE, whole genome shotgun sequence genome:
- the LOC110942607 gene encoding uncharacterized protein LOC110942607: MASINLVYTQLSAQQALLQAQANQSAFVTPQPRSLSTNTAQQTNAWNLRPEKGPVQNVRRLSVHDTHDTYAETESNFVQNSNLQRRPIQTRLGARNMNTEWDDEEDDPTREESTVFSRLHPEHEAYKPTKRAGYNPKAEHDYTLSYRPEDMAENSKFIREIACAAIDKTKLPHNVGKYNGLTDPDDHLQVFKGAGATGGWNLPTWCHLFAQTFVGAARIWFDNLPAGKIKSWVDFREKFLAHFSQQRRQARDPGDCLNIWRKDYESVEDFITRYNKECLEIGDIPEKMMRAHFMRAVKCDDLVKRIKGRDGGPKDWETFIEAAKTIAQTDRQLTGDDHRQRAHNHNDRHNRRGRNQPWKASGHRERSPPREDARHTINQIAHRKEMRNKRGQDPNLFCEFHNDTGHLTDDCFSLKQEIERALRDGKLTHLVKGGKRDYRQIQRIDEGSDNKKLRKLETHMVQGGQRRPRKNYNKRAQDDSWREKQVIFPVVRGGPREKRPIVIPGVIGHYQTDYIFIDPGSTADIIYEQCFNQFDQEDKARLEPVDYPLTGFCNEAVFPLGQISFPVLLSDGRNSKTEEVTFMVLPAHSRHDILLGRESQGDFSMICSAPHSAVGFQPKQASR; the protein is encoded by the exons ATGGCGTCCATAAACCTCGTTTATACGCAGCTCAGCGCACAACAAGCCCTACTCCAAGCACAGGCTAACCAATCAGCATTCGTAACTCCACAACCGAGGTCTCTGAGTACAAACACGGCTCAGCAGACAAACGCGTGGAACTTACGTCCAGAAAAAGGACCAGTACAAAATGTAAGAAGACTCAGCGTGCACGACACGCACGACACGTATGCTGAAACAGAAAGCAACTTCGTGCAAAACTCCAATCTACAACGAAGGCCGATCCAAACTCGTTTGGGCGCGCGCAACATGAATACAGAATGGGACGACGAAGAAGACGACCCAACGAGGGAAGAGTCCACGGTGTTTAGCAGACTCCACCCGGAACACGAAGCATACAAACCAACCAAGCGCGCGGGGTACAACCCAAAAGCAGAACATGATTACACCCTGAGCTATCGTCCTGAggacatggctgaaaattcaaaattcatccGAGAAATCGCCTGCGCCGCCATTGACAAAACGAAATTACCACACAACGTGGGTAAATACAACGGGCTGACGGACCCAGATGATCACCTCCAGGTGTTTAAGGGGGCAGGAGCAACAGGTGGATGGAACTTACCAACGTGGTGCCACCTGTTCGCCCAGACATTCGTCGGCGCAGCGCGCATTTGGTTCGACAATTTACCAGCAGGTAAAATCAAGTCATGGGTCGATTTCCGAGAGAAGTTCCTAGCACACTTCTCTCAGCAGAGAAGACAAGCCAGAGATCCCGGCGACTGTTTAAACATATGGAGAAAAGACTACGAAAGCGTAGAAGATTTCATTACAAGGTACAACAAAGAATGTTTAGAGATCGGAGATATACCAGAAAAGATGATGCGCGCACACTTCATGAGGGCGGTCAAGTGTGACGACTTGGTTAAAAGAATCAAAGGGCgagacggaggacccaaagattgggaaaccttcATAGAAGCAGCCAAAACCATTGCACAGACAGACAGGCAGTTGACCGGTGACGACCACCGTCAGCGCGCGCACAACCATAATGATCGACACAACAGGAGAGGCAGAAATCAACCCTGGAAGGCTTCTGGGCACAGAGAAAGAAGTCCTCCAAGGGAAGACGCACGCCATACGATCAACCAGATAGCCCATCGAAAAGAA ATGCGCAACAAGAGGGGTCAAGACCCAAATCTCTTCTGTGAATTCCACAATGATACGGGTCATTTAACCGATGATTGCTTTAGCCTAAAGCAAGAAATCGAAAGAGCCCTAAGAGACGGAAAGCTCACTCATTTAGTCAAGGGCGGAAAGCGCGATTACCGCCAGATACAAAGAATAGATGAAGGGTCAGACAATAAGAAGCTCAGAAAGCTAGAAACCCACATGGTGCAGGGAGGTCAACGAAGACCGAGAAAAAACTACAACAAGCGCGCGCAGGATGATTCATGGCGCGAGAAACAAGTTATTTTCCCAGTTGTTAGAGGGGGTCCAAGAGAAAAGCGACCGATAGTCATTCCAGGTGTGATCGGCCACTACCAGACAGACTACATCTTCATTGATCCTGGGAGCACCGCGGATATCATAtatgaacaatgcttcaaccaatTTGATCAAGAGGACAAGGCGCGCTTAGAGCCAGTTGATTATCCACTAACTGGTTTTTGCAACGAAGCCGTCTTTCCCCTAGGACAAATATCATTCCCGGTGTTGCTTTCAGACGGAAGAAATTCAAAGACTGAAGAAGTCACATTCATGGTACTTCCGGCGCACTCAAGACATGACATCCTCCTAGGAAGAGAATCACAAGGAGATTTCAGTATGATCTGTTCTGCACCACATTCTGCCGTAGGATTCCAACCGAAACAGGCATCGCGTTGA
- the LOC110939874 gene encoding protein ABHD18, with the protein MVAIKIGMLHYVLDHVYGAFMHRTKLSPPFFSRGWGGSKLDLLENMIKQIFPAAAEGQNWPPRLIQPMWKTVWETKNASLKEGIFRTPCDEQIINALPPESHIARVAFLAPKFVPPHKMACVVHLAGTGDHSFERRLRLGGPLLKENIATMVLESPFYGQRRPFLQSGSKLLCVSDLLLLGRTTIEEARSLLHWLDTEAGYGKMGVCGLSMGGVHAAMVGSLHPTPIATLPFLSPHSAVVAFCEGVLKHATAWDALRQDLSTAMTLHEVQEHMRHVLSLTDVTRFPIPKNPNACILVAATDDGYIPKHSVLEVQRAWPGSEVRWVTGGHVSSFILHNGEFRRAIMDGLNRLKWKEPPN; encoded by the exons ATGGTGGCTATAAAGATTGGGATGCTTCACTATGTGTTGGACCATGTATATGGTGCTTTTATGCACAGAACAAAGTTAAGCCCACCCTTTTTTTCTAGAGGGTGGGGTGGGTCAAAACTTGATCTTTTGGAGAATATGATTAAGCAGATTTTTCCAGCAGCAGCTGAAGGGCAGAATTGGCCTCCAAGATTGATTCAACCCATGTGGAAAACAGTTTGGGAAACTAAAAATGCTTCCTTGAAAGAAGGGATTTTTAGGACTCCTTGTGATGAACAGATTATTAATGCATTGCCTCCTGAAAGTCATATTGCAAGAGTTGCTTTTCTTGCCCCTAAGTTTGTGCCTCCACATAAGATGGCTTGTGTTGTTCATCTTGCAG GTACGGGGGACCATAGTTTTGAGCGAAGGTTGCGTCTTGGTGGGCCACTTTTGAAGGAAAATATAGCAACCATGGTTCTTGAGAG CCCGTTTTATGGACAAAGACGCCCATTTCTGCAAAGCGGGTCAAAACTGTTATGTGTGAGTGATCTGCTTTTATTAGGAAGAACTACGATTGAAGAAGCGCGCAGTCTTCTTCATTGGTTAGATACTGAAGCGGGTTACGGGAAAATGGGCGTTTGTGGTCTAAGCATGG GTGGAGTACACGCAGCGATGGTTGGATCATTACACCCGACACCCATCGCTACACTCCCGTTTTTATCTCCACACTCTGCTGTCGTAGCATTTTGTGAGGGTGTATTGAAGCACGCCACCGCATGGGACGCCCTACGACAAGATCTTTCTACCGCCATGACACTCCACGAAGTACAAGAGCACATGCGACACGTGTTGTCTCTCACCGATGTCACGCGCTTTCCCATCCCCAAAAACCCCAATGCCTGTATTCTCGTTGCCGCTACT GATGATGGATACATTCCTAAGCATTCGGTTTTGGAGGTCCAAAGAGCTTGGCCTGGATCAGAAGTGAGATGGGTGACGGGTGGACACGTGTCTTCGTTTATTCTTCACAACGGTGAGTTTCGTAGAGCGATTATGGATGGATTAAATCGGTTAAAGTGGAAGGAGCCCCCTAACTAA